A portion of the Petrotoga sp. 9PW.55.5.1 genome contains these proteins:
- a CDS encoding ABC transporter permease subunit, which produces MAMIEKKNYILRHIVLIICIVIILFPLVWLISTSIRRDNAAFSPKLFSNRLTAENYKDLILQTPNVPELINELNSITSYIGKYSDLTIEEAQKKTNSYVNNLEKYFLQTQKEFEELEQAYEEIFVLYETQYKEQFYKDINEIRLEDSELLQEQLNNILELSQEMGITVNFTNLQTMMQEYFTLRKEIINNLEKSNLNKQSEYYIETMNTILQIPLNTNVWRVRTYRRWINEEPEIEQYGESILQLGESWKATEEEIQLMQQDIQNQISEIYSGTYNQINETQNELTNIENQISQLNLHQSTLERQNKIIYNNLMNLGDILKVEHERVKSSYEILKNQNLTQVEGKLPLFGEDKLFYDNVQKFSQVMNIAYENLNAIDSFLQNGLVDTVGLYAEVYQFLNANFDKIYAIKDKNAILPSYQAVKSSTLKMSASIDELVPLTQQYSSNTIQLAQFSEQLSQLRESRQKLENELNILISENEETLSNIEKIINLPFLIVYVENTKQEITNNYESVNYASFMSSKYYPGFIPDRNRYIIMRWYNNLLESRNLFEEGRQKLTEIQIQMEENLQIFKVNLDSYLSLNHGGNVTRITPLSEMQSLYNTQYGKASADIARASRLASDLSNHTEYRELKSKLRAIDKNLYNLQQSWSAKIRKPFTRWLLNSIIVAGITAILTVMMTSLGAYPFSRMRFAGRKQGLFFLMIIQMFPAIMFMIAIYGILKFMGDYFGILGLDSLDGLIFAYMGNVAYNMWLFKGYYDTIPDSLEESAMIDGATRFQTFWRIVLPLSLPIIAVVMILTFMNIFNEFVIARIILQSESNYTYAVGLQSFSSGPYETEWGLFTAASLLGAIPMIVLFLSLQRWIIGGLTQGSVKG; this is translated from the coding sequence ATGGCCATGATCGAAAAGAAAAATTATATATTAAGGCACATAGTACTAATAATATGTATAGTAATAATACTATTCCCTTTGGTATGGTTAATCTCAACATCTATAAGAAGGGACAATGCTGCATTTTCACCAAAATTATTTTCAAACAGGTTAACAGCTGAAAACTACAAAGACTTAATACTACAGACTCCAAATGTACCAGAATTAATAAATGAACTCAACTCAATAACCTCTTATATAGGTAAATATAGTGATCTAACTATAGAAGAAGCACAGAAAAAAACAAACAGTTATGTAAATAATTTAGAAAAATATTTTTTGCAAACGCAAAAAGAATTTGAAGAGTTAGAACAAGCTTACGAAGAAATCTTTGTTTTGTACGAAACACAATACAAAGAACAATTCTACAAAGATATCAATGAAATAAGGCTCGAAGACTCTGAATTATTGCAAGAACAACTAAACAACATTTTAGAGTTATCTCAGGAAATGGGGATAACAGTAAACTTCACCAATTTACAAACAATGATGCAAGAGTATTTTACCTTGAGAAAAGAAATCATAAATAATCTTGAAAAAAGTAATTTGAACAAACAAAGCGAATATTACATAGAAACTATGAACACTATACTTCAAATACCGTTAAATACAAACGTATGGAGAGTTAGAACGTATAGGAGATGGATAAATGAAGAACCGGAAATCGAGCAATATGGGGAAAGTATTTTACAATTAGGGGAAAGCTGGAAAGCTACAGAAGAAGAGATACAACTTATGCAGCAGGATATCCAAAATCAAATAAGTGAAATATATTCAGGAACATACAACCAAATAAACGAAACACAGAACGAATTAACAAATATAGAAAATCAAATATCTCAATTAAATCTACATCAATCAACACTAGAAAGACAAAATAAGATAATTTATAATAATTTAATGAATCTGGGAGATATATTAAAAGTTGAACATGAAAGAGTTAAATCTTCATATGAAATTTTAAAAAATCAAAATTTAACTCAAGTAGAGGGCAAATTACCTTTATTTGGAGAAGACAAGTTATTCTATGATAATGTACAAAAGTTTTCACAGGTAATGAATATAGCATACGAAAATCTAAATGCTATTGACAGTTTTTTGCAAAATGGTCTTGTTGATACAGTTGGGCTCTATGCAGAAGTATACCAATTCTTAAATGCGAACTTTGATAAGATATACGCTATTAAAGATAAAAACGCTATTTTGCCAAGTTACCAGGCAGTAAAAAGTTCTACATTAAAAATGTCAGCCTCTATAGACGAATTGGTGCCGTTAACTCAACAATACAGCAGTAACACAATTCAATTAGCTCAATTTAGTGAACAATTAAGTCAATTAAGAGAAAGTAGACAAAAACTAGAAAATGAATTAAATATATTAATAAGTGAAAATGAAGAAACGCTCAGTAATATAGAAAAGATAATAAATTTGCCTTTCTTGATAGTTTATGTTGAAAACACAAAACAAGAAATAACTAATAACTATGAATCCGTAAATTATGCGTCTTTTATGAGTTCAAAATACTATCCGGGTTTTATCCCTGACAGAAACAGATACATAATAATGCGATGGTACAACAACTTATTGGAATCGCGAAATCTTTTTGAAGAAGGAAGACAGAAGTTAACAGAAATACAAATACAGATGGAAGAAAATTTGCAAATATTTAAGGTAAATTTAGATAGCTATCTCTCATTGAATCATGGAGGGAATGTTACACGAATAACCCCGCTATCAGAAATGCAAAGTTTATATAACACTCAATATGGCAAAGCTTCTGCTGATATAGCTAGAGCTTCAAGATTGGCAAGTGATTTATCAAATCACACAGAGTACAGGGAATTAAAAAGTAAACTGAGAGCGATAGATAAAAACTTATACAATTTACAACAAAGTTGGTCAGCTAAGATAAGGAAACCATTTACGAGGTGGTTACTAAATTCAATAATAGTAGCAGGAATAACAGCTATATTGACAGTAATGATGACTTCATTAGGAGCATATCCTTTCTCAAGGATGAGATTTGCTGGAAGGAAACAAGGATTATTCTTTTTAATGATCATCCAAATGTTCCCGGCAATAATGTTCATGATAGCAATATATGGAATCTTAAAATTCATGGGAGACTACTTTGGGATATTAGGTTTAGATTCTCTAGATGGATTAATATTTGCATATATGGGAAACGTAGCATACAACATGTGGTTATTCAAAGGTTATTATGATACGATTCCAGACTCGTTAGAAGAATCAGCTATGATAGATGGAGCAACAAGGTTTCAAACTTTTTGGAGGATAGTATTGCCACTATCTTTACCAATAATAGCCGTAGTTATGATATTGACTTTTATGAATATATTCAATGAATTTGTAATAGCAAGAATTATACTTCAAAGTGAGTCTAATTAT
- a CDS encoding ABC transporter permease subunit: MKSFRTFLMWLFIAVMDALLIWAIFLLFILANYGLGITITVFLVITNWAIFSKKGYPYRYTLPALFFLFILTIYPIYYTIETSFTNYGTGHLFTRTNAIDTLLIDPTYYFEPENPKTYDFKVFVKYNEQYQPTEDFLLLLYDQENMYLSEKPTTLEYDSRGNLIYAESELYLITNEEISINNNTYRIIRPTESLGTNGSSSIIAIEKNGEERYQYFYSPIDPLTSTNSAYYNSVLRQNYLKSLNLKLDDQNFRLSSSTIFRKFSESYRVYDTAVKVIVDGEREIYKTVVVNTLTNKELIERDSAFWDYNENGQLTRLIGYKDYVGGENFAKIINDPRISGPFFKILGWNFVYAGLSVLLTFILGLIFALVLNDPNLKGKVIYRTLLIIPWAIPAFISVLVWRNGFFNETYGIINRFILGNLGINPVRWLNDPFWAKVAILITNTWLGFPYMMTITLGALQSIPGELYEAAVIDGATRWKQFRQITFPLLMVAVVPLLVMSFAFNFNNFTLIYLLTGGGPAMPGTNTPAGSTDILISYVYKLAFEGSQGQDFGFASAISMIIFGIIAVFSYFNFRFSGSFEEVSR; this comes from the coding sequence ATGAAAAGTTTTCGAACATTTCTAATGTGGCTATTCATTGCGGTAATGGACGCCCTTTTAATATGGGCTATATTTCTTTTATTCATACTAGCCAACTATGGTTTAGGAATAACGATAACTGTTTTTTTAGTAATAACTAACTGGGCGATATTTTCCAAGAAGGGATACCCTTACAGATATACCTTACCAGCGTTGTTCTTTTTATTTATTTTGACTATATATCCTATCTATTACACCATAGAAACATCTTTTACGAATTATGGGACGGGGCATTTATTCACTAGAACGAATGCAATAGACACTCTTCTAATTGATCCTACATATTACTTTGAACCTGAAAACCCTAAAACATATGACTTTAAAGTATTTGTGAAGTACAATGAACAGTACCAGCCAACAGAAGACTTTCTATTACTTCTATATGATCAAGAAAACATGTATCTCTCAGAAAAACCCACAACTTTAGAATATGACTCAAGAGGTAATCTAATATATGCTGAATCTGAATTATATCTGATAACTAATGAAGAAATAAGTATTAATAACAACACATATAGAATCATAAGACCTACAGAAAGTTTAGGAACTAATGGGAGTTCATCCATAATAGCAATAGAAAAAAATGGAGAAGAAAGATATCAGTATTTCTATTCCCCAATAGACCCTCTAACATCAACTAATTCTGCATATTACAACTCTGTATTAAGGCAGAATTATCTTAAATCTTTAAATTTAAAATTAGATGATCAAAACTTTAGACTATCAAGTTCAACTATTTTCAGAAAATTTTCTGAGTCATACAGAGTATACGACACCGCTGTAAAAGTGATAGTTGATGGTGAAAGGGAAATATACAAAACCGTTGTAGTAAACACTTTAACAAACAAAGAATTAATTGAAAGGGATTCAGCATTTTGGGATTACAACGAAAATGGGCAACTAACAAGACTTATAGGTTACAAAGATTATGTTGGTGGTGAAAACTTTGCGAAGATAATAAATGATCCAAGAATATCAGGGCCATTTTTTAAAATACTTGGATGGAACTTTGTGTATGCAGGACTAAGTGTCTTATTAACCTTTATATTAGGATTAATATTTGCTTTAGTTTTAAATGATCCAAACTTAAAAGGAAAGGTTATATACAGGACTTTGCTTATAATTCCGTGGGCGATTCCTGCATTTATTTCAGTATTAGTATGGAGGAATGGTTTTTTCAATGAAACATATGGAATAATAAACAGATTCATATTAGGAAATCTTGGGATAAATCCTGTGAGATGGTTAAACGATCCATTCTGGGCAAAAGTAGCGATACTAATAACAAATACGTGGCTTGGTTTTCCTTACATGATGACAATAACTTTAGGAGCCTTGCAAAGTATCCCAGGAGAGTTGTATGAAGCTGCTGTAATAGATGGGGCTACACGTTGGAAACAATTTAGGCAAATAACTTTCCCATTACTAATGGTGGCAGTAGTGCCATTACTTGTAATGAGTTTTGCATTCAACTTCAACAATTTTACTTTAATATACCTATTAACAGGTGGAGGACCGGCGATGCCAGGAACGAATACACCTGCTGGTTCTACGGACATATTGATATCGTATGTTTACAAATTAGCCTTTGAAGGCTCACAAGGGCAAGACTTTGGGTTTGCCTCTGCTATATCAATGATTATATTTGGAATAATAGCAGTATTTAGTTATTTTAACTTCAGATTTTCAGGTTCTTTTGAAGAGGTGAGCAGATAA
- a CDS encoding maltose ABC transporter substrate-binding protein has product MKKVLILTLVMLVGIVSLFSQSITIWSSELQVDFIRTIGQEFTRDTGINVEVQMVPFGDIKSKFLTAAQAGEGPDIIIGAHDWVGELALNGLLEPIPRSALQADKFGDSGLQAFTYEGRLYGLPYAIEAVALFYNRDYISDEEVPTNIQDIKVLAKEFTTDETVGFAVTPSDFYHTYGFFTGYGGYVFNYDERTGYDISDIGLNNEGAIKAGYLLKSFFDEGIMPQGMNYSIMDSMFMDGLAAMIINGPWAAKNYLDAGIDFGVIPLTSIEVEPGKTMKPFVGVQGLMINSRSQNKAFAMEFVINYLATPEGIYEFYLADPRLPARIDVSQIIEEQGGPIPADIVAAFTESAAGGEPMPNIPAMQSVWQPMNDALNNIISGTQTPEEALNDAVLKIKAAL; this is encoded by the coding sequence ATGAAAAAAGTTTTGATTTTGACATTAGTGATGCTGGTTGGTATAGTTTCTTTATTTTCACAGAGTATAACCATTTGGTCATCTGAACTGCAGGTAGATTTTATAAGAACTATAGGCCAGGAGTTTACTAGGGATACAGGAATAAATGTTGAAGTGCAAATGGTTCCTTTTGGAGATATTAAATCAAAGTTCCTTACAGCTGCCCAAGCTGGAGAAGGACCAGATATAATAATTGGTGCTCACGATTGGGTTGGAGAATTAGCACTGAATGGACTTTTAGAACCAATTCCAAGATCTGCACTTCAAGCAGATAAATTTGGGGATTCTGGATTACAAGCTTTTACATATGAAGGAAGATTATATGGTTTGCCTTATGCTATAGAAGCTGTCGCTCTTTTCTATAACAGAGATTATATAAGCGATGAAGAAGTCCCGACAAACATTCAAGACATTAAAGTTTTGGCAAAAGAATTCACAACCGATGAAACTGTTGGATTTGCTGTTACACCTTCTGATTTTTACCATACTTATGGTTTCTTCACTGGTTATGGAGGATACGTATTTAATTATGATGAAAGAACTGGATACGATATTTCTGATATTGGATTGAACAATGAAGGTGCAATAAAAGCAGGGTATCTATTAAAAAGCTTTTTTGACGAAGGTATAATGCCACAAGGTATGAACTATAGTATAATGGATTCGATGTTCATGGATGGATTAGCAGCTATGATAATTAATGGTCCTTGGGCTGCGAAAAATTATCTAGACGCAGGGATAGATTTTGGTGTTATACCTTTAACAAGTATTGAAGTTGAACCTGGTAAAACTATGAAGCCATTTGTAGGAGTACAAGGATTAATGATCAATTCTAGATCTCAAAATAAGGCATTTGCTATGGAATTCGTAATCAATTACTTAGCAACTCCAGAAGGAATATATGAATTTTACTTAGCTGATCCAAGATTGCCTGCTAGAATTGATGTATCTCAGATTATTGAAGAGCAAGGCGGGCCAATCCCCGCAGATATAGTTGCAGCTTTTACTGAAAGTGCAGCTGGTGGAGAACCTATGCCAAATATTCCAGCTATGCAGTCAGTATGGCAACCGATGAATGACGCTCTAAACAACATAATAAGCGGAACGCAAACACCTGAAGAAGCATTGAATGATGCTGTATTAAAGATAAAAGCAGCCTTATAA
- a CDS encoding QueT transporter family protein, which produces MDTKRIVRAALVAALYVVLCIVFQPISFGPIQVRIAEAFVVLPFLDPAFIPGIYIGVLLANMIGGLGAWDIWFGSFLTLVAGILTWKMPKSYLAPIPPILINAFGVSAYVAPLYGFPYFLSVLWIGIGETIATYAIGLPILKLFQKNIYNINRQKKIKNNKR; this is translated from the coding sequence ATGGATACAAAAAGAATTGTAAGAGCCGCTTTAGTTGCAGCGTTATATGTAGTTTTGTGCATTGTTTTTCAACCTATAAGTTTTGGACCGATTCAAGTTAGAATTGCAGAAGCTTTTGTTGTTCTTCCTTTTCTTGATCCTGCGTTTATTCCAGGAATTTACATTGGTGTTTTATTGGCTAATATGATAGGGGGACTTGGTGCTTGGGATATATGGTTTGGAAGTTTTTTGACATTGGTAGCTGGTATATTAACGTGGAAGATGCCTAAATCATATTTGGCTCCCATACCTCCAATATTAATAAACGCTTTTGGGGTATCTGCTTATGTTGCGCCATTATATGGATTTCCTTACTTTTTATCTGTACTTTGGATAGGAATTGGAGAAACAATAGCTACTTATGCAATTGGATTACCCATCTTGAAATTGTTCCAAAAAAACATATATAATATAAATAGGCAGAAAAAAATAAAAAATAATAAGAGGTGA
- a CDS encoding peptidylprolyl isomerase, with protein MKKLLVLFMVLSVFSLVIFPQSVAYVTSKDGEEVYESYFLEQDELMGEYYNILLNMLSQNPQYDQYFNKPIDLVSIADALMEYKSMEKFLNDNGITLDSEKISQQTEDLYNQYMGNENTKMIFLQFFEKEEYFYGFAKSLVYRTELINELRNYFSNFSEEDLSTYVSDNFQNLKEQFESVKISRIVTYNEAAANNIKSQILNNSISFSQAAFENSIDTQTASTGGSLDWVKRGEISNSVFEASIEATPGTIIGPINTPLGYQIIQVEDKKVYNTSEELLKEEQVRIQIENNYISFLIENWYNEYIPNYSFVISYEPLELAYDIYFSQTWEDLSKIEKKYREIILSNEELPEEWYIAYIFAAENSLQPKIIEKYDIESYLNIAKTYPDFIELSEEELNEQFQHYSELQQTSPATDVRNQATQIIYTLQELSYLQNTYGVMSYEEVEKRYNELNSNIEQMNSALESSLLSLREINPDSIEIISKLFQNNPNDPNVAFDYYSLIYTYIEDYYNQTGDIESIKRDLESLKSVLNLLDTSNMEEEKVNQLTNMLDEIDRLLNQ; from the coding sequence ATGAAGAAGTTATTAGTGTTATTCATGGTTCTTTCAGTATTTTCATTGGTTATTTTTCCACAAAGTGTTGCGTATGTAACTTCCAAAGATGGGGAAGAAGTTTACGAATCATACTTTCTAGAGCAAGATGAGTTAATGGGTGAATATTATAATATCTTGTTGAATATGTTAAGTCAAAATCCTCAGTATGATCAGTATTTTAACAAACCAATTGATTTGGTAAGTATTGCCGATGCACTTATGGAGTATAAATCTATGGAAAAGTTTTTGAACGATAATGGAATTACGTTGGATTCAGAAAAAATATCTCAACAAACTGAAGATCTGTACAATCAATACATGGGAAATGAGAACACTAAAATGATATTCTTGCAGTTTTTCGAAAAAGAAGAGTATTTTTATGGATTTGCCAAGAGTTTAGTATATAGAACTGAGTTAATTAACGAATTAAGAAATTATTTTTCAAATTTCAGTGAAGAAGATTTATCAACTTATGTTTCTGATAATTTTCAGAATTTAAAAGAGCAGTTTGAATCAGTAAAAATTAGTAGAATAGTTACTTACAATGAAGCCGCTGCTAACAATATAAAATCTCAAATCCTGAACAATTCTATTTCTTTTTCTCAAGCTGCCTTCGAAAATTCAATTGACACACAAACAGCATCAACTGGAGGATCGTTAGATTGGGTGAAACGTGGAGAGATATCTAATAGTGTTTTTGAAGCATCAATTGAAGCAACTCCAGGAACGATAATCGGACCGATTAATACTCCATTAGGATACCAAATAATCCAGGTTGAGGATAAAAAAGTCTACAACACATCCGAAGAGTTGTTGAAAGAAGAGCAAGTTAGAATTCAAATTGAAAATAATTATATTTCTTTTCTAATAGAGAATTGGTATAATGAATACATTCCAAATTATAGTTTTGTAATCTCCTATGAACCATTGGAATTAGCCTACGACATTTATTTTTCACAAACTTGGGAAGATTTATCAAAAATAGAAAAAAAGTATAGAGAAATTATTCTCTCAAATGAAGAATTACCTGAAGAATGGTACATTGCTTATATATTTGCTGCAGAAAATTCGCTACAGCCCAAAATTATTGAGAAATACGATATTGAAAGTTATTTGAATATAGCTAAAACTTATCCTGATTTTATTGAATTATCAGAAGAAGAATTAAATGAACAATTTCAACATTATTCAGAGCTTCAACAAACATCACCAGCAACCGATGTTCGTAACCAAGCCACTCAGATAATTTATACCTTACAAGAATTATCCTACTTGCAAAATACATATGGAGTTATGTCATATGAAGAGGTGGAAAAAAGGTATAACGAGTTAAATAGCAATATTGAACAAATGAATTCAGCATTAGAAAGTTCTCTTCTTTCCTTAAGAGAAATAAATCCAGATTCTATTGAAATTATTTCTAAACTTTTTCAAAATAATCCAAACGATCCAAATGTAGCCTTTGATTATTATTCTTTAATATACACTTATATTGAAGATTATTATAATCAAACTGGTGATATTGAAAGTATAAAAAGAGATTTAGAAAGTTTAAAAAGTGTTCTAAATTTATTGGATACCTCCAATATGGAAGAAGAAAAGGTAAACCAATTAACGAATATGCTTGATGAGATAGATCGACTTTTAAATCAATAA
- a CDS encoding N-acetyltransferase, translating to MFVYKPLKEVSISVVIELVNEVFKDYVIPVNWNLETFEKDVKENSISLEDSFVVFSDKEPVGFSIISLRKDIGRIDSIGVKKEYRGEGLASEVMYRTIETLKWKDITRIILEVAESDERSIKYYKKHGFRIIRKLNSFVVEKKENRRNQFEYESTKSDVVYELATQAKFELGRNPNWQREPITIKLSENRYNYETIKINGKLIGYVVWGFNKDNAYIVDAAPLDKYCSYDELIKDITSKLLEIKERIILVSVPEDDPLNKALLNNGYSVFIKQNEMERKLH from the coding sequence ATGTTTGTTTATAAACCTTTAAAAGAAGTATCTATTAGTGTTGTAATAGAATTAGTGAACGAAGTATTCAAAGATTATGTAATACCTGTCAATTGGAATTTAGAAACCTTTGAAAAAGATGTGAAAGAAAATTCAATATCCTTGGAAGATTCTTTTGTGGTTTTTTCAGATAAAGAACCGGTTGGTTTTAGTATTATCTCCTTGAGAAAAGATATTGGAAGAATAGATTCTATAGGGGTAAAGAAAGAATATAGAGGAGAAGGATTGGCCTCGGAAGTTATGTATCGAACAATTGAAACATTAAAATGGAAAGATATAACAAGAATTATTTTAGAAGTGGCAGAATCAGATGAAAGATCTATAAAGTATTATAAAAAGCATGGTTTTAGAATTATAAGAAAGCTAAACTCTTTTGTTGTTGAAAAAAAAGAGAACCGAAGGAACCAATTTGAATACGAATCTACAAAGTCGGATGTTGTATATGAATTAGCCACACAGGCAAAGTTTGAGCTGGGAAGAAATCCAAATTGGCAGAGAGAACCTATAACAATAAAATTGAGTGAAAATAGGTACAATTATGAAACAATAAAAATAAATGGGAAGCTAATCGGATACGTCGTTTGGGGGTTCAATAAAGATAATGCATATATAGTTGATGCAGCACCTTTGGATAAATATTGTTCTTATGATGAGCTAATAAAAGATATTACTTCAAAACTTTTAGAAATAAAAGAAAGGATTATTTTGGTTTCAGTTCCAGAAGATGATCCACTAAACAAAGCTTTGTTGAATAATGGTTATTCTGTGTTTATTAAACAAAACGAGATGGAGAGAAAGCTTCACTAA
- the tpiA gene encoding triose-phosphate isomerase codes for MNKTNKEAAEFVSKLVGGIKTNNKFDVIICPPFTALEKVSDIASSSKIEVGAQNVYFEDKGAFTGEISVDMLKDIGVKYVILGHSERRHVFNESDESINKKVKKVISSGLTPILCVGEKLEEREKGLTFNVVERQIKEGYYGLTEEEAKKVIIAYEPVWAIGTGKVATPRQAQEVHNFIRNLLKELFDEEFSESISILYGGSIKPDNYFGLFSKPDIDGGLVGGASLKEDFIELSNIMLALIN; via the coding sequence ATGAATAAAACTAACAAAGAAGCAGCAGAGTTTGTTTCTAAACTTGTAGGTGGAATAAAGACAAATAACAAATTTGACGTTATTATTTGTCCTCCCTTTACTGCCCTTGAAAAGGTTAGCGATATCGCAAGTAGTTCTAAAATAGAAGTTGGGGCTCAGAATGTATATTTTGAAGATAAGGGAGCATTCACCGGAGAAATCTCTGTTGACATGTTGAAAGATATTGGTGTTAAATATGTAATATTAGGTCACTCTGAAAGAAGACATGTTTTCAACGAAAGCGATGAAAGTATAAACAAGAAAGTTAAAAAGGTTATTAGTTCTGGTTTGACACCTATACTATGTGTTGGTGAAAAGTTGGAAGAAAGAGAAAAAGGTTTAACTTTTAACGTTGTTGAAAGGCAAATAAAGGAAGGTTATTATGGATTAACAGAAGAAGAAGCAAAAAAGGTTATAATAGCCTATGAACCAGTTTGGGCTATAGGAACAGGGAAAGTTGCAACACCCAGACAGGCACAAGAGGTTCATAATTTCATAAGAAATTTACTAAAAGAACTTTTCGATGAAGAATTTTCGGAATCTATATCAATATTGTATGGTGGAAGTATAAAGCCAGATAATTATTTTGGTTTATTTAGTAAGCCTGATATTGATGGAGGATTAGTTGGTGGTGCATCGTTAAAAGAAGATTTTATAGAGCTTTCAAATATAATGCTAGCGTTAATAAATTAA
- the pgk gene encoding phosphoglycerate kinase, giving the protein MEKLTVKDVDLKGKKVIMRVDFNVPLKDGKITDETRIKAALSTIEYVLEKGAKVILLSHLGRPKGEKKPEFSLKPVADRLNEILNSNVYFVDETRGEKVEKAVSELKDGEVLLIENTRFEKGETKNDPELAKYWASLADIHVNDAFGTAHRAHASNVGIAEYIPSVAGFLMKKEIEFLKKAVENPEKPYVVILGGAKVSDKIGVINNLLNNADRILIGGAMMFTFLKALGKKVGSSLVEEDKLDVAKEILDNAKAKGVEIVLPVDAVIAQKIEAGVEKKTVKMDDGISEGWMGLDIGPETVSLFKDKISDAKTIVWNGPMGVFEIDDFSEGTKEVAKAIAEVTKKGCTSIIGGGDSAAAAEKFGLANEFSHVSTGGGASLELLEGKELPGIASITEKKN; this is encoded by the coding sequence ATGGAAAAGCTCACTGTAAAAGATGTTGATTTAAAAGGTAAAAAAGTAATAATGAGAGTCGATTTTAATGTTCCATTAAAAGATGGCAAGATAACTGATGAAACTAGGATTAAAGCAGCGCTTTCTACAATTGAATACGTTTTAGAAAAAGGTGCAAAAGTCATTCTTCTTTCACATTTAGGAAGGCCAAAAGGCGAAAAGAAGCCAGAGTTTTCCTTAAAACCCGTAGCTGATAGATTGAATGAGATTTTAAATAGTAATGTTTACTTTGTCGATGAAACAAGAGGAGAAAAAGTTGAAAAAGCTGTATCTGAGTTAAAAGATGGAGAGGTTTTATTGATTGAAAATACAAGGTTTGAAAAAGGTGAAACAAAGAACGATCCTGAACTTGCTAAATACTGGGCGAGTTTAGCTGATATTCACGTAAACGACGCTTTTGGAACAGCTCACAGAGCGCATGCTTCAAACGTTGGGATTGCTGAATATATACCAAGTGTAGCTGGATTTTTGATGAAAAAAGAGATTGAATTTTTGAAAAAGGCTGTAGAAAATCCTGAAAAACCATACGTTGTTATCTTAGGTGGTGCAAAAGTTTCTGATAAAATAGGTGTTATAAACAACTTGCTCAACAATGCCGATAGAATTTTAATTGGTGGAGCAATGATGTTTACTTTCTTAAAAGCATTGGGTAAGAAAGTTGGTTCTTCTTTGGTTGAAGAAGATAAATTAGATGTTGCTAAAGAGATATTAGATAATGCAAAAGCAAAAGGTGTTGAAATAGTACTACCTGTAGATGCTGTTATAGCCCAAAAAATAGAAGCTGGTGTTGAAAAGAAAACTGTGAAGATGGATGACGGCATATCAGAAGGTTGGATGGGACTAGATATCGGTCCTGAAACGGTATCTTTGTTTAAAGATAAAATTTCGGACGCAAAAACAATAGTTTGGAATGGACCAATGGGAGTTTTTGAAATAGATGACTTTTCAGAAGGTACAAAAGAAGTAGCTAAAGCTATAGCAGAGGTTACCAAAAAAGGTTGTACCAGCATTATTGGTGGCGGAGATTCTGCAGCAGCAGCTGAGAAATTTGGTTTAGCAAACGAATTCTCTCACGTTTCTACAGGTGGGGGAGCTTCATTAGAATTACTTGAAGGAAAAGAACTTCCTGGAATAGCTTCAATAACTGAAAAAAAAAACTGA